In the Methanofastidiosum sp. genome, GATGGGCCACCTGGTCTTGAAGTAGATGCCGTAACTTCTATCGCAGCTTCAGATAATATGCTTTTGATAGTAAATCCTGAAATAACTTCTTTGTCAGATGCATTGAAGATAAAACTTATAGCAGAAAAATTAGGCACAAGAATACTAGGAGTTATCGTAAACAGGGTTAGAGGAGATCCAACAGAAGTTTCTGGGCCTGAAATAGAAGCAATACTGGAACTTAGAATAATTGGTAATGTTCCAGAAGACCAAATAGTAAAGAAATCAACAACACTAGGTAAACCTTTTGTATTATTGGACCCAAAATCTCCGGCTTCACTAGCTATTAAAGATATTGCAAAAAAAATTGCAGGAAAGAAGACGGAATTTCAACCTTCCAACAAATCGATGAATAAATTAATGGGAGGCCTATTTGGGAGATGATTGTATGGCATTATTAGACATAATGATTAACAGCTGGATTATAATTTTTATTATTGCCATAGTCAGTATAATTATTAATGTAATCTTGGGTGTTAGGGTTTATATGCAAGGAGAAGAGCTCCAAAGATTACGCGGGGGCAGGTTATCCAGGGAGGAACTTGAAATATTAAGGGCCCGTCTTGCTAGAATTAAAAAACTTTCCAAATAACCCTATGATTATTCTTAAAATTATACTTTTCTATTTTATAGTTACAAGAATTAATCACTAATTCTAAATATTAAAAATAGTTATTGTTAAGCAATAATACCAAAAGCTTTATATATTTATCAAATCATAATTGGTAGTGGATATTCATAACTAGGTGGAACAATGCAAAAATCCAATTATTTATATTTGCTAAATATATTTTTATTATCGATATTTATTATCGGCATTGTTGCAACTCCGGTTTTGGCGCAAGGCGTAATATCTGGAAGAGTAACCGATGATAACGTAACGCCACAAGGAATTAGCGGTGCTATAGTTGATGCTTACAAAGCAAATGATGCCAATGCTTGCCCTACTATAAAAGGGATGGCAACAACTGATGTTAATGGTACATATTATATATACCCATTAGAACATGGAATGTATAGAATTAGGGCTTATGCGCCTGGTTATAAGTCAGAGTATCCTTTTTCTATGCTAGCCAATACCTGTACAACTTCATGTTCTCCTGATTATAACTTGACACTTAACGATACAAATGGTAGTATTATAGGGCGTGTTTTTCAGCCCGATGGAATAACTCCCATTGAAGGCGCAACTGTTAGGGCTTACTACCCGGGAACAGAAAATGTATTAGCAAGTTCTTTAACATCTGCAGAAGGTAATTATACCCTTTCTAATTTGGAAGGCGTATATGATATAGAAGCATCTGGAGTAGGATGGCTTCCAAAAAAAATAAGAGTTACTGTTCCACCATTACCTTCGGTACTAATTCAAGATTTTGTTCTTTTACCTGGACCTTATTATGATCCGGATGCAGTATTCATGGGATGGGTAGAAATTGGTGATTTGACAGTCGTGGGAGATTACACCATACTACTTAAAGATCTCCAGAGAAGGCATCCATTAATGCCCCCTGAAAGAGGTATTTTGGAAGTATATAGAAAAGGTACAATGGTAATCCAACAGGTTGTAGTTCCCGGGGATACATTGTATATAGATGAAATAATGAAAATAAAGGTAAATGAGATTAATGATCACGAAAATGCCAATTATTTTGGTAGATACAAACTTAACATAACTGTAACTAAAAGAAAAGAGCCGGAACTATCTATTAATCTGACAACTCTGTACATTGGAGAAATAGATGATAAAGATAGAACTTTCTTGAGAGGAAGTAAAGAAGGAATAAAAACAGTCCTTCTAGGCGATGTCGATATCAACGCAAGTTCAGGGTCTGTTGAATTTGATGACAATACTTATAATTTCAATGTCTCCGCAATAAATGGAAACATTCAATACGTATATAATTTTGAAGAAGTCAACGGTTCATTTGTCCAACCTGGTGAATTACGTCAAGGAGATATTATTACTATAGGAAAAGATGGCACTTGTAAAAATATTAGGCAATTAACAATTTATGAGATGGGCGGAAGCACAGTAATTTGGGCGCCAATAATACATTCAATAATGAGGCCAGAAGATTTTGAATTTGAAACTGAAAACGAAATAGAAAAGCCTCAGTCAGACACTACATTTTGGTATGTAACTGAAATTGAGAATACCGGAGATATACCTGCAAAAAATATTAAAATACATATAACCGCTAAAGATTTCACTTTTTTGA is a window encoding:
- the minD gene encoding cell division ATPase MinD codes for the protein MGESLVISSGKGGVGKTTISANLGIALSEVGLNVLIFDADITMANLELIFGMEGLPKTIQDVLEDKARPQDIIYEGPGGVKVVPAGLSLRRLKKSDPDKINEIFKFFVDKVDLLIIDGPPGLEVDAVTSIAASDNMLLIVNPEITSLSDALKIKLIAEKLGTRILGVIVNRVRGDPTEVSGPEIEAILELRIIGNVPEDQIVKKSTTLGKPFVLLDPKSPASLAIKDIAKKIAGKKTEFQPSNKSMNKLMGGLFGR